The segment CTGAGGGGTTTCGGCGGCATCGTTCCCAACCATCGTTTCGCGGCCCCAGACCGGGATCGATTCCAACCAAGGCAATGCCATGGCAACGCCGGCACCACGCAGCAGTGTTCGTCGGTTGACAGCAGGGTTCATGGGGAAGGTTCCGTTTCAGAGGAAGGGGCGGAGTCGACGGAGGCAAGTTGAACGCGTTTGTTGCGGAACGCGGGGCTGGTCACGATCGTTTCGATCATGGATGAAAAGCGGTGCTCGTTGGCTTGCAGATTCGATTTCATCTCGGCCACCAGGGATTCATCCGAAAGTTGCAGCGATCGTCCGAGAGCGTACGCCAGCAACTTGCGGCACAGGTGTTCGACAAAGTCGTCTTCGCGATCGCGGCGGATGTAATCTCGCAGACCTTGGATGCCGTCACCTTGGCCGCCATCAGGAAACACGACGCTGGCGTCGATCGAACGTCCACCCAGGTCGGCGTCTCGCATTTCACCGACGGGGCCGTAGCCTTCGAAGACCAGTCCCATCGAGTCGATTCGTTCGTGGCACCCGGCGCAGCTGGGGTGTTCGCGATGCCGCGCAAGGGCCTCGCGAATCGTCAGGTCGCCCAGTTTGGATTCGTCTTCGGGAAGCTCAGGGACTTCGGCCGGAGGAGCCGGGACGTGCTCGCCGAGCATGCGCTGCACGACCCAGTTGCCCCGCTGCACGGGGCTGGTTCTCAGACCCGGTGAATTGCGAGTCAGGAAGACTCCCATCGGTAGCAAGCCACCGCGTCCAAACTGGTTCGCGTTGGGAAGTTGAATCCAGCCATCGGTGGAGGCGGAGGCTTTCAACAGCGAGTCGAATTGCTGTTCCTCGACCCCGTAGTGCATCGCCAATTCGCGATTGACGAAGGTGTGATCTGCATACAACAAATCAAGCACCGATCCATCGCGTTCGATCACGTCGGTGAAGAAACGCAGGGGTTCTTCCAGCATGGATTGCCGTAGGTCGTCGGTGAACGTCGGGAACCGTTCTCGGTCAACGCCGTTGTGCTGGTCAAAGCGGCGGAAGTTCAACCAGTTGCCCATGAATTCGCGAAGGAAGCCTTGGCTGCGATCGTCCTGCAACATGCGGCGCGTCTGTTCGATCAGGACGCCAGGGTCTTGCAGCTGATCCTTCGACGCCAGCGCCATCAGCGTTTCATCCGGCATGCTTGACCATAGGAAGTAGCTCAAGCGATTGGCCAGCGAGAATGAGTCCAGCGGTTCAACGCCGGTGGGCAATTTGGGGTTGTCCTGGGCTGACGTGTTCGGGGCCGACGTGTTTGGGCCAGATTGGGCTGGACGGGATTGAGTTGGGTCGACGCGATAGCAGAAGTGCGGCGACATCAAGATTCGCACGATGCAGTCGCGAATGGATTCCTCGTGATCCAGTTCGCCTTCGGTTCGCAAGTATTGATAGAACGCGAGCAGTGAATCTTGGTCGGTTTGCTCGAGTGGGCGGCGGTAGGCTCGTTCAGCAAACTGCAGCATCGCTTCGAGTTGGACCGGTTCCGATTCTTCGCGAATTTTTTCGAGCGAACGGAAGGTTTTGGAGAGGTCGTCGAAGTAACGCCGAATCGCGGCCAAGGCCTTGGGGCTGGCCCCGACCCGTTCCGCTTTTTCGGCGTAGGTGTCGCGTAGGCCACGGACCTTTTCTTCGGCGATGCAGTCCTTGTCTTCAGCACGGTACCGGTCGAAAACTCGGTCTCGCATGAAAGCGGAGTCCGTGCGGTCAAACCAAATGAAGCCCGCATATTGACGCATCGGAGCGGAGGTGACGAAGTCCAGTTCCAGCCAGAGACGATCGAGCATTTCTCGCTGGGCATCCGTGAGCATCAAGTCGCAAAGCGGTTCGTCGTCGCGAAAGTACCCCATTTGGCTATGGAACCCGGCACTCAAGAAACGTCCCTTGAGCTTCTTCTCGTTCTTTTGATCCAGGTACACGCGAGCCCGCTCGGAGACCAAGAACTGATCCGGAAAGACGTTGCAGAATCGATCCAGCTCTTTTGCATAGGTCGCTTGTTCGGATTCCGATTCCGGGATCTGCATGGATGCGACGACGGCGTCCTTGGCGGGCAGGTCAAGCTGACTTGGGTCAAAGGTCTTCATCAACTCCGGCAGTGGCGGAAGTTGATCTGCTGCGAAGCGTCGTCGATTGGCAATGAATTGACGGTTCTTCCAAAGCACCAACGATTGCGAGCCCGAATTCATCTCGGGCGCGGTCAGGTTGGGCACGTCCGGGATCAACGCTTGGCGAAGCGACTCGATGAAGGTCGCCATGGTTTCACAATGTTGTCGGGCTTCTGAATCAGAAGCGTTCGATTGGGCAACTTCATGCCAAATCGTTCTCAAGGCGAAGATCGGGCCGATGGACGCTTGGTTCAGCTCGTTTGTTTCTTCGCTTTGCAACCGGTCTTCGTTCAGCAAGTTGCTCAACAGCTGACAGTAACGAACGCTGACGCCCTGTTGGGACGCCAGTTCCTCAAGTGAATGCTGTGTCGGCGATTGGTGGTGTTTCCAAACCACGAACAAGTGGTCCGAGACACGGGTGTTTTGTTGACGATAGAAATCGATGATGCGATTGACGCAAAACTTGTCGCGATCGGTTTCGGTGATCACGGGATGCGGTGCGAATTCGAGTCCTGCGGGCGTGATCGCCATGTGCTCGGAGACGCGTCGAGCCGCCTGCAGGTACTTCTTGAGCAGCGCGGGTGACATCGTCAGTGATTCACCAGAGTTGTCGAACCCGGCTTCGTTGGCGGGATCGATGGGGAAGTCGGCTGCGGGACGAATGTCGACGCCGGTGAGGTCACGGATGGTGCGGTCGTATTCTGCGCTGCTGAGTCGCCGCGCCAGCACCATCCCCGGGTCACCGCTGGTTCGCTTGGCTTCCGCTGCTTTCAGGGATTCGATCCAAGCGATCACCGCGTCTCGCTGCTCGGCGTTTGGTTGGATGTCCGAGTCTTCGGGTGGCATGTCACCCACTTCCAAGCGGTCCAAGACGACTGCCCAGTGGCGGAATCGTTTCACGACATCGTCGATGTTTTGGTCGACGCTGAGGTCCAGGTCGCCTTCGGCGGATTGGTCGTCGTGACACTGCAAGCAGTTCTGCTGCAGGAACGGTTGGACCGTGTCTTGGAACACAGTTTCCAGTGAGTCGGAGCCCACGGCGCTGACACAGAAATTGCCAACAAGAAGGGTCAGGGCGAATCGCATGAAATGCATGGCCGCGTCGTTGTAGGAGGGAACGCGAATCGGAGCATGAGGGGGCGGGGGGGACCGCGGCGGGTTCGGTCGAGGTTCGGCAACCAACGATCGAGCCGTCTATCATAACTCATTCCTTTCACGAGCGAGTGGGCAATCCAAGTGGGGGTTGAGATTTTGCAATCTTGGTCCCCTTCACCCATAATGAATGGTCTCTTCTGAGCCACTGGCGGTGCATCGCCGCTGTGTTGGTTACGCCCTTGCCTCATGATTCTCTTCCGCGAGCGATTTCAATGACCGCCGTTCCCACCAATGAAGGAAGCGAATCGGCGACCGTGTCGACGCGTCGCCAGCAACTCGAGCACCATCTGAAAACTTGTCCCACGGATCGCGAGGGGTACCTGGAACTGGCCACGATCTATCGCGAAGAACATCGTCCCTTGCAGGCGGCGAAAGTCTTGCGTCAGGCACATGAGTTGTTTCCGGACGACATGTCAATGTTGTGGGAATTGGAAGAAGCCCAATTGGCTCGGTCGGTCCAGCAGTTGGTGGAGGTGCGAGATTTGGCGACTCGGTTGGGGAATTCCTCCGCCGATCATGAGCTGGATCGTGCGACCACGGACTGGGCCAATTGTCGGCTGAAGGTTTGCCGGGCCCGACTCGCGCGGGATCCTTCGCTGACCTACCTGCACATGGTCCTGGGCGAAGCCCTGTACGACCTGGAACGATACGAGGAAGCGATGGAGGAGTTGGAACCGCTGGTGGATTCTGAAACCCATTCGCCCGGTGCCTACCTGTTGATGGGGCGTTGTCAGTTGTTGCTCAGTCAAGACATGGCGGCGATGAAGTCGCTGCGTCAGGCATCGATCCGGCGTGCGGTGGTCGGGCCTGCGAAAACTCGATCGGCGGCGCTCCGGTTGCTCATTGATTTGGCCGAGCGTCATGGTTTGCATGCCAGTTTGCAATTTTATCAACAATCTCTCCAGGCGATTTCATGAATCAAGCCATCGGTGACCCGGATCAAATTCGCCAGTTCGCATCTCAATTGGCTCGATTCGCGGAGGAGCTGCGGCAACGCGGGACAGGGCTGTCGGCTCAAATGAACCAGCTCGAACAAAGCTGGCGAGACGACCAGCAGAGAAAATTCAATCAAGAATTTCAGGATCAACTGCGGCAACTGCAGCGTTTGGTGCAGGCCACCGACGAGCATGTGCCCTATCTGATGCGGAAAGCAGATCAGTTGGACGCCTACCTGGGACGCTGATCCCGCGATCGCGTTTCCGTCGCTCTGCGACTGCGGGGCGGAGGCGTCGCGTGAGGGAACCGCGGAGCGGTGAAATTTGCCAGCCTCGGGTTTCAACCCGAGGTCTCGGGTGGCGTTCCCGAAACCGGACAGCCACGGCGTGGCGACAGGTGTTGGGAGCGCGTGTCCGGCTGTCGTCGCTCCGCGACTGGGATGATTGTCGGGCGTCGGCGGGCCTTGGGTTGAAACCCAAGGCTGGCGGCTTCCGTCGCTCCGCGACTGGGGTGCGTTTCGATGTCAAACCCATGCTCATTGGGCAGTCATCGCTCTGTGACTGTGGGGTGGAGGCGTCGCGTGAGGGAACCGCGGAGCGGTGGCAGTCGCTAGCCTCGGGTTTCAACCCGAGGTCTTGGATGGCGTTCCCGAACCAGGACAGCCAGGGAGTGGCGACAGGTGTTGGGAACGCGTGTCCGGCTGTCGTCGCTCCGCGACTGGGATGATTGTCGGGGGTCGGCGGGCCTTGGGTTGAAACCCAAGGCTGGCGGCTTCCGTCGCTCCGCGACTGGTTTGCTTTGCGATTAAAAAACAAGGGTTCTTGCAACGAGCGGTCGCAATGTCCACCCTAGGGAAGCGGGAAAGCAGAAATCTCACGCCCCATTCGTCCAAATGACCCTTCAGGCCACTTGGTGAATCGGTCGATACTTCCCGTCTGAACTTGCGATTCAACCTGATAGCGACCCCACTCTGATCAAAGGCACTTCCCAACGATGAGCCAGCACCCGAACTCGTTTCCAAAATTGCACAACGCTGCTTGGCCCGGAGTGGTCGGCAAGGGCGACGACGATGCCAACCCCATCATTCCCTTGGATGAAATGCTTGACCTGACCGCTGCGGCGGAAGTGGACGGGCGGAAATTCGACGGCGTCGATCTGTTTCTGTTCTCGCCTCACGTGTCCATCGACGCGGACGATGCGGAACTGGAAGCCTTGGCCGAAAAGGTTCGCAGCCGATCGCTGAACATCGGCACCGTGGTCGCTCCCGTTTGGGAACCCACCGGCGGCGGAAGCGCTGGCGGCAGTCCTGAAGAAGTCGAAGCGTTCTTGAAGCAAGTTCGCAAGGGCTGCGAGATCGGCAAGAAGTTGCGTGAACTCGGCGTCCGTCCGTATGGATGCATTCGCTTGGACAGCGCGATGGGTGTGGCGGATTGGGTCAAGGATCCTGAGGCCAACCAAAGCAAGATCGCCGACACGTTCAAAGCCGCATCGGATATCGCCGAAGAGTACGACGAACGCCTCGCCGCGGAAGGTGAAATCTGCTGGGGTGGCATGCAGTCTTGGAAGAAGATGGTTGACTTGCTTGAGCGAGTCGGTCATCCCGAGCGATTTGGTTTCCAAGCGGACATGGCTCACACGTTGCTGTACCTGCTTGGTTACAACGCACCGGAAGATGCGATTTTGCCGCAAGACTTTGATTGGGCCGACAAAGAGAAAAAGGCGGCGGCATTGAAAGAGTTGACGCATGCCTTGCGGCCATGGACGATCGACTTTCACGTCGCACAAAATGACGCGACCGTGCACGGCACTGGCAGCCACGACAAAACGGGACGGCACTGCTTGCCCAACGATCCCAACGGCAAATTGGACATCGCCACCGACGCGGGCCACTGGTTGCGTGACGAGCACGGGGACGTGTTGCAGACCTGCAAGCACATTTGCTGGGACGGGTGCATGTTCCCCAACGACGTCATGCACAAGCCTGAGACCTGGAACGAAATCCTGGCAGCGATGCTGAGCGTGCAAGACGCTCACGGCTGGAACGAGTGATTCGAGGTGGTCCCTCGCTCACGCGTCGGGTTGTGGTTTTTTCACGCGTCGGGTTGTGGTTTTTCGTGTGAATCACTTGATCAAGCGACGGCTTTCGCCACTCTGCCAAGAGTTTCATGTCGCTTGCGAAAATGGATTGTCTTCCTGCCGAACTAACTTTTGTGGCGGAAGGGCGTCTGCCCTCCATCTACATCAATCTCCTTCTTCCCCTCAATAACGAATGAAACCTCTGAACATTGGCCTGATCGGCTGCGGCTTCATGGGCCGAACGCACACCAACGGGTACCGCCAAGCTCCGCGTTTCTTTGACCTGGAATACCATCCCGTCTTGAAGGCCGTTTGCGCTCGCAACGAAGAGAAGGCCAAAGCCTTCGCGGAACAGCAGGGTTACGAGTCGGTGGAAACCGATTGGCGCAAACTGCTCGAACGCGATGACATCGACGCGGTTGACGTTTGCACGCCCAACAACTTGCACAAAGAGATCTCGATCGCCGCTGCCGAAGCCGGCAAGATGGTTCTGTGCGAAAAGCCCTTGGCGATGAACACCGCCGAAGGCATCGAAATGTGCGAAGCGGTTGAGAAGGCCGGCGTTCGCAACATGGTTTGGTACAACTATCGTCGTGTCCCCGCCGTGACGTTGGCCAAGCAATTGATTGACGAAGGTCGGCTTGGCAAGATCTTCCATTACCGTGCCAACTTCTTGCAGGACTGGACGATCAACGCCGACGTTCCTCAAGGCGGTGCGGCAACCTGGCGTTTGGATGCGGAAGCCGCTGGCAGCGGCGTGACCGGTGACTTGTTGGCTCACTGCATCGACACCGCTCTGTGGCTCAACGGCAGCATCCAAGATGTTTCGGCCATGACGGAAACGTTCGTCAAGGAACGGGTTCACGCGGAAACCGGCAAGAAGACTCCGGTCAAAATTGACGACGCGTGCTCCTTCCTTTGTCACTTTGACAATGGTTCGCTCGGGTTGTTCGAGTCGACTCGTTATGCTCGCGGTCACAAGGCGTTGAACACGTTGGAAATCAACGGTGAGTTCGGCTCCCTGCGTTGGGACCTGCACGACTTGCATCGCTTGGAATTCTTCGACCACAACGACGACAGCATTGTCCGCGGTTGGCGCAGCATCCATGTCAGTGATGGCGATCACCCTTACATGGCCAACTGGTGGGTTCCAGGGTTGCAGATCGGCTATGAGCACACCTTTGTGCACCAAGTGGCCGACTTCTTGAAGTCGTTGGAATCGGACCAGCCCGCTGCGCCGACTTTCCGCGATGCACTGGAAACCCAGCGTGTTTGCGATGCCGTGTTGGACAGTGCCGCGACCCGCAGCTGGAAAGACGTGAAGTGAATTCCGTCGACCTGGCTGGTTTAGCAGAGTTGTTTCCCGCCGATCGGTTTCGGACCGACTCAGCGGCTCAGGCGGCCTTCGAATCAGACGGGTTGCTCGCTTATACCGCTCGACCTCGCGGGGTGGTCTTTCCCGAGACCGCTGACGAGGTCGTTTCCGCGGTGCGTTGGTGTTACGAGCATCACGTGCCGGTGGTCGCTCGAGGCAGTGGCACGGGCCTCTCCGGAGGCGCGATGCCGCATCGCGACGGGATTGTGATTGCGCTGAATCGGCTGAACCGAATCTTGCACGTTGACCCCGTCGAACGAACCGCGACGGTCCAGTGCGGGGTGGTGAACCTCGCCGTTTCCCAAGCCGCTCGGCCGCATGGTTTGTACTTCGCGCCGGATCCTTCCAGCCAATCCGTGTGCACGATCGGTGGCAACATCGCGTTCAATTCCGGGGGTGCTCACTGCCTGAAATATGGCATGACCGCCGGGCACACCTTGGCGATGGATGTGGTGCTGGGCGATGGGACCGTGACCAGTATCGGTGGGTCGTCGTTGGAGCATGCTGGCCCGGACACCACAGGTTTCTTCTGTGGCAACGAAGGCATGCTGGGGATCGCTTTGCAAGCGACGTTGCGATTGCTGCCGTTGCCGGAAGTCTTTCACACCGTTTTGGTGGGGTACGACGACATCCGGGCGGCCGGGAATGCCGTCGGGGCGATCATCGCTGCGAATCTATTGCCGGGTGCGATGGAAATCATGGACGCGATGTCGATTCGCGCCGCCGAAGCCGCGGTGGCCTGTGGCTATCCCAAGAACGCCAACAGTGTGTTGATCGTGGAGCTGGAAGGTTCTGCGGAACGCGTCGCGATGGAAAGGGAAATTCTGGCCGACGTGATCGACAGCACTCACCCGTCCGCGGTCGAGATCGCTGCCAACGACGCCGAGCGACTGGCGATATGGAAAGGCCGCAAATCGGTGTTCTCAGCGGCGGGGCGATTGAGCCCTGACTTCCTGGTTCAGGATGGCGTTGTGCCGCGGCGGCGATTGGGAGAAGCCCTCGAGCGAATCGAGGCGATGAGCCGCGAATGTGGCGTGCCCGTTGCAAATGTTTTTCATGCGGGCGATGGCAACTTGCACCCGCTGATCATGTACGACGGGAAGATTCCCGGTGCCTTTGACAAGGCCAATGAGTTCGCTCATTCAATCCTTCGGTTGTGTATCGAAATGGGCGGTTCCATCACGGGCGAGCACGGCGTTGGAGTCGAGAAACGGGGTGTCTTCGCCGAGATGTTTGACGAACCCACGATTGATTTGATGCACCGCGTGCGAGCGGAAATGGACCCTCACGAGATTTGCAATCGAGGCAAGATGTTTCCGGATGCCGAGTCCCCTGCCCTGTCCACCTCCGGGTTGCATCCCTTGGAAAAAGCGGGAGTGATCTTCCGTGAGTGAATCCGAATCCACTTCCACATCTGCCATGCCAGCCAGCATCGAAGCTCCCGAATCCGTGAGTCACTGGGTCGAACTGATCCGCGATTGGAATGCTTCGTCGGCCGGGGAGCGTTTGATTCCGGTCGGTCGATGCAGCAAGCCTGGGTTGTCGCTTGCCAACCTTGGACAGGATTCTGGCTCGAAGATCGATTCACCAGCGAGTTCGCTGCGGCGAGTTTCCACGCGAAATTTGTCTGGGATCCTTCAGCACGACCCTTCCGAGTTCACTATCTCGGTCGCCTCAGGAACGCCGCTCAAAGAAGTCATCGCTGCGCTCGCGAAGCACGGTCAAACCCTGCCCTTCGATCCACCCCGAGCAGGAATGGGAGCGACGATTGGTGGCTGCGTCGCCTCGGGATGGAGCGGTCCCGGTCGCTGGCGATACGGAGGCCTACGCGACTTCATCTTGGCCGCTTCGTTCCTGGATGGATTGGGCAACGAAGTTCACACCGGCGCCCCTGTGGTCAAGAACGCAGCCGGGTTCGACTTTCCCAAGTTGATGGTCGGAAGCCTCGGTCGATTGGGGGTGTTGACGCGATTGACGTTCAAGGTCTTTCCCCAGTCCGTCGATCCGCAAACGTGGGCCGTCAAATGTGGCGACCTCGCCATGGCCACCCGGCACATGCAAACCTTGACCCGACTGCCGATTGAGTTGGACGCGATCGAGTTGTGCCAGCCCGGCATGACCGATCCAGAAGACTGGTGCATTGTATTGCGAGTGCCCGGACCGCCGTCGGTGGCGAAGTCCATCATGGATCGTGTACGGGAGACAGTGGGTCAGGCGGGGTCACTTGAGTTGTCGGAAGAGCATGCCCAAAAATCATGGTCGAAGTTGCTGGATGTCCCCGGAGAAGTGTCGGTTCGTATTCCGATCACGCCGCGGCAAATTGAAACGGCGGTTCAGTCGTTTCCCCAAGAGTTGACGCAACGAGGGTGGAAGATGCATTTCGGTCTGGCGGGCAATGTCATGTTCGTGACGGGGGCGGGTGACCTGACGGTGTTGGATGCTTGGTTGATGCAGCATTCCTTGGCTGGCTTGGTTCTCGACCCAGGCGAAACAAACCCACTTGGAACTCAGATCGGAATGTGGCGGCACGACGAAGTGGTCGTGCGCGTGTCTCGCGCGATCGATCCGCATCGATGCTTTGCACCGTTTCAGTTTGGCGAGCCAAAGCACACACAACGCACGGAGGCCTAATCGCCATGCAGCATGACATTCCCTTGGAAAGTTCTGGACCCAACGCGGATGCGATGGCGGAAGCCGTCAGCACCTGCATTCGTTGTGGTTTTTGCTTGTCGGCCTGTCCGACCTATGACGTGTTGCAACGTGAATCGGATTCGCCGCGGGGACGCATCATTCTGATGAAAGAGGTGTTGGAAGGTTCGATGTCGGCCGACGAAGCGGCGCCTCACCTGGACGCTTGTTTGGGTTGCTTGGCGTGTGAGCCCGCTTGTCCTTCCGGGGTGTCGTACCGACACCTGCTGAGTCCTTATCGTTCGCTCGTTCGAGAACGCATTTCTGTCGCTTGGCCACAAAGGTTGCAGCGCTGGTTGACTGCTCAAACGTTGCCTTACCCCAAGCGGTTTCGCTTCGCGGCGCGGATGGGATTGATAGGCAAAACGTTCTCTGCCTTGGTTCCATCGGTCCTGCGTCCGATGTTGGATTTGCTGCCAGAAACCTTGCCTGCTGCAAAGGAACTGCAGTCTCGTTACGCACCGCTGGGTGACCAAGTCGGCCGTGTCGCGTTGCTGGCCGGATGCGCCCAACAGGTCCTGGCACCTTCAATCAATGAAGCCACGATCCATGTGCTGCGGCACATTGGTTTGGAAGTGGTGGTGCCAACCGAACAGAGTTGCTGTGGTTCGCTGGCTTGGCATGTCGGCGACGGTGATCGAGCGGCCAAGTTCGCTCGCAACAACGTGCGTGCGTTTTCCAGTGACTCTCAGCCGATCGATGCGATTGTCACCAACGCCGCCGGTTGCGGATCGGGCATGCAAGAGTACGGCATGATCTTGCGTGGCACGGACATCGAGTCGCAGGCGATGGCATTGGCCAACACGGTGAAAGACGTTTCGGTGGTGGTGTGCGAGCATGCGGATCGGTTGCGTTTGCGACGGCCTGGGTTGGTTCACGAGGGCGAGGCCGTGGTGCGGGTGGCCTATCACGACGCGTGTCATCTGGCCAACGCCCAAGGCGTGCGAGTGCAACCACGTGAGTTGCTTCGCCGGGTCCCGGATGTGGAGCTGGTGGATGTTGCGGAGGCACACTTGTGTTGTGGCTCAGCGGGAACTTACAACTTGGATCAACCCGAAACCGCGGATGAACTTGGACGTCGGAAAGCCAAGGCGGTGATGGCGACGGGTGCCCCGATTGTGGTCAGTGGCAACATCGGTTGTTTGACGCAGTTGCAGACGCATCTGAATTCAATGGCGACCGAAGCTCATCCGGCCCCGCGGGTGATGCACACGATGGAATTCTTGAGTGCGTGCTTGGACGAGTCCCCGCTGAATTGAATCCCATTCTGATTCCCAAATAACCCCGAATCCCAGCGGCCACGATGAGTGCAAACGAATTGTCTTTGAACGAATTGGAAGCGTTGGCCCGTCAGGAGAACGTCCACGGGAAGACCGTCGACTGTTTGCTCGCACTGCAGTCCGACGACGAGGAAGTCCGGACTTGGGCGAGCGAGGTTCTGTCGGGATCGGTCGAGCCAAGTGCGGATGAAGAAGAGGAGATGGCAGGCCTGCTGGAGTCGGTTTTGTACGACGGCGAAGAAGGCAACCGCTGGGATGCTTTGGCGGTGGACCAGCTTTACTGGACCGCCACGATGCTCGGGCGTTTAAGCCAGTTGGACCCCTCGACCTGGAAGGTTCTGCGAGAACTTGCCGAATCCCAGTCCACCACGCTCGCCGCTGCCGCCAAACGTGCCCAATCGGTCATCGAGCGCTTGGGGTGAGTGACGATTGCTCGAATCAGTGAGCCTGGTTGAGGAAGGCTTGGGACGTGGAGTCCGGCAATGCTCTCCACAACGATGGAGGTTTGCACCCTGTCATCGACGGTATTGGGGCAGACTCATTCACCTTAAGCGTTTGCAATTCCCAAGACGCTGAAGTCCGAGATGAGCCCGTCTGCGGTTGCTTGCCGGAAGTCACCGCTCGATCGTCACCTGGCAAAATTTCATTTTGCCC is part of the Rhodopirellula islandica genome and harbors:
- a CDS encoding (Fe-S)-binding protein; the encoded protein is MQHDIPLESSGPNADAMAEAVSTCIRCGFCLSACPTYDVLQRESDSPRGRIILMKEVLEGSMSADEAAPHLDACLGCLACEPACPSGVSYRHLLSPYRSLVRERISVAWPQRLQRWLTAQTLPYPKRFRFAARMGLIGKTFSALVPSVLRPMLDLLPETLPAAKELQSRYAPLGDQVGRVALLAGCAQQVLAPSINEATIHVLRHIGLEVVVPTEQSCCGSLAWHVGDGDRAAKFARNNVRAFSSDSQPIDAIVTNAAGCGSGMQEYGMILRGTDIESQAMALANTVKDVSVVVCEHADRLRLRRPGLVHEGEAVVRVAYHDACHLANAQGVRVQPRELLRRVPDVELVDVAEAHLCCGSAGTYNLDQPETADELGRRKAKAVMATGAPIVVSGNIGCLTQLQTHLNSMATEAHPAPRVMHTMEFLSACLDESPLN